The Myxococcales bacterium genome includes a region encoding these proteins:
- a CDS encoding SDR family NAD(P)-dependent oxidoreductase gives MSKSNQSSRLPIAVVGVSALFPGSLDATGFWKDILEGSDLITDVPPSHWLIDDYYDPDPSVPDKTYAKRGAFLKDIDFDSLGWGVPPNLVPETDTAQLLALIVAQRVLEDACNQSSEALKKLDRSNISVILGVTSGQELLGSMVSRLQRPVWVKALRDSGLPEAEVQAVCDRISDQYTPWRESTFPGLLGNVVAGRIANRLDLGGTNCVTDAACASTFSALSMAVNELYLGDSDMVITGGVDAMNDIFMFMCFSKTPALSPTGDCRPFSDQADGTMLGEGLGMVALKRLEDAERDGDRIYAVINAVGSSSDGRAKSVYAPLPEGQARALRRTYAQTDFGPEQVELVEAHGTGTKAGDAAEFKGLTTAFSESGREDMQWCAIGSVKSQIGHTKAASAAAGLFKAVMALHHKVLPPTIKVERPNPLLEIEQSPFHLSTQTRPWVRDSSHPRRASVSSFGFGGSNFHIAMTEYTPKDGVASRPAKRLRALGSELVTLSGGSPDALVAEARSRASESSKSGYLQWLARTSQLQFDPAAPVRLAVVANDEADLAVKLEQAATSIDSAPAQSFSTPTGIYYGTGQGSSVGDLAYLFSGQGSQYLHMGASVAMHFASAIEPWDRAADFKWDGTTRLHHVVFPRTAFEDEEKASQASTLSATEWAQPAIGCTSLSLLRLLDGLGLQADCFAGHSFGEVTALHAAGVLSEKDFLAVARRRGELMAQAAVTPGAMTAVSKPIEEIRDLLAGWDSRVVIANHNAPQQVVLSGETDEIEAVEAKLAEQNITARRLPVATAFHSPVVEKASGAFGEYLAEVEFSAPAKPVYSNTTGAVHDPNPNTLRAKLAEQLACPVKFVDMIESMYAAGVRSFVEVGPGSVLTGLVGRILEDRPHAAVNLDRKGRDGVRSFFEAIARLSVEGHALDYASLWSDFVETENPHDRAEPKLKIPINGSNYGKPYPPQGGTAALPGPNPPRKEKEIETVYVEVPRSESDRATAQTAAPAVVDPTIVDPTVVAPTIAGQITQSTAPAPAAASPGWAQAYQEAQRHTAEAHAAYMQAMAQTHTAYLDTIERSFQSFSVQAGLQPAATAAPVVQPIQAPIAAPLSSPIAAAPVVQPAIAVAQPMPTAPAFVTPPVVQSVPPAVAPVAAPEVEPPAVQPEANRGGVDLHALLLEVVSDKTGYPPEMLNMEMELEADLGIDSIKRVEILSAMNDLAPGLPEVDTAVMAKLATLGQVVEYLNGQLGRETSTSPNRASAADEAASDADDPPVGAGLGRYVLAAVEQPAIGMAQNGLFGEGQIIVTDEGTGLAQQVAEALETRGVSAVAVTQIPAGDLRGVVFLGGLREVSDDLAATRVNREAFEVARAVAERFEAKASGEGVFVTLQDTGGNFGTGDFAPARAWLAGCAGLARTVAQEWPGVSVKAIDLERAGRSGEQLASAIADELVLGGPDLDVGLSASGRRVVLRSQPVEVVRGTPVLGDGDVVVASGGARGVTATTLIGLASEAALRFVLLGRTELAEDPPCCHGVEGDAALKRALLAHAVSLGEKLTPVALGKQVGSILASREVRDTVSQIEKAGSQARYMAVDVTSLESVSAALTEVRADWGDIAAIVHGAGVIADKRITEKTGDQFDRVFDTKVEGLRTLLAATADDPIALLCFFSSVAARCGNVGQVDYAMANEVLNKVAVAEFRRRNGACLVKSLGWGPWEGGMVSPQLKAHFESMGVPLIPLGVGAKMLVDEVAGSAPEQIELVLGGEPKAEALAALSDPELQGRSFSLSVVVGDETHPYLADHAIKGTPVVPIAMVIEWFSRCAKAFGPELVLERLSELKVLRGISLREFAGGCEHLVVHARQLTNGSGATVALELADRKGGIYYRCTAELATERGTSQSHVVDEQELALGSWGEAEIYDGELLFHGPAFQVIQNISGISERGMVAELSGVEQSSWADERSNSGKTVWITDPLAFDGGLQLALLWCKHVLGGASLPTGINEIRTWADAPTSEPIRCTLTGRSAVGSKSVSDLVFHDASGNLLAEFIGVETHLLPSQEQA, from the coding sequence ATGTCCAAATCGAATCAATCGTCCCGTCTGCCCATCGCCGTGGTTGGCGTCAGTGCCCTGTTTCCGGGTTCGCTCGACGCCACCGGCTTCTGGAAGGATATTCTCGAGGGAAGCGATCTGATCACCGATGTCCCGCCATCCCATTGGTTGATCGACGACTACTACGACCCCGACCCCTCGGTGCCGGACAAGACCTATGCGAAGCGCGGCGCGTTTCTGAAGGACATCGACTTCGATTCCCTCGGCTGGGGCGTGCCCCCAAACCTCGTCCCCGAAACCGATACCGCGCAACTGCTCGCATTGATCGTCGCCCAGCGCGTTCTCGAAGATGCGTGCAATCAGTCGAGTGAAGCCCTCAAAAAGCTCGATCGTTCGAATATCTCGGTGATCCTGGGCGTGACCTCGGGCCAGGAGTTGTTGGGTTCGATGGTGAGCAGGCTCCAGCGCCCGGTTTGGGTGAAAGCGCTGCGCGACAGCGGCCTGCCCGAAGCAGAGGTGCAAGCGGTCTGCGATCGCATCTCCGATCAGTACACGCCCTGGCGCGAAAGCACGTTTCCCGGGCTGCTGGGTAATGTGGTTGCTGGCCGCATCGCAAACCGACTTGATCTCGGCGGTACCAATTGCGTGACGGATGCCGCGTGTGCCTCGACGTTTTCGGCACTCTCGATGGCAGTCAACGAACTTTATCTCGGCGATTCGGACATGGTCATCACCGGTGGCGTCGACGCGATGAACGACATTTTCATGTTCATGTGCTTCAGCAAAACGCCGGCTCTGTCCCCGACTGGCGACTGCCGCCCCTTCTCGGATCAGGCCGACGGCACCATGCTCGGTGAGGGGCTCGGGATGGTGGCGCTCAAACGTCTCGAAGATGCGGAGCGCGATGGAGATCGAATTTACGCTGTCATCAACGCCGTGGGTTCGTCGTCGGATGGCCGGGCCAAGAGTGTCTACGCGCCGCTTCCAGAGGGACAGGCCAGAGCGCTGCGCCGCACCTACGCACAGACGGACTTCGGCCCGGAGCAGGTGGAACTCGTCGAAGCACACGGGACCGGTACCAAGGCGGGGGACGCCGCGGAGTTCAAGGGGCTCACGACCGCGTTTAGCGAATCGGGCCGGGAAGACATGCAGTGGTGTGCGATTGGTTCCGTGAAGTCGCAGATCGGCCACACCAAGGCGGCCTCGGCAGCCGCGGGACTCTTCAAAGCCGTGATGGCACTGCACCACAAGGTCTTGCCGCCGACGATCAAGGTGGAGCGGCCCAACCCGTTGCTCGAAATCGAACAGTCTCCGTTCCATCTCTCGACGCAGACAAGACCCTGGGTGCGCGACTCGAGTCACCCCCGGCGCGCGTCGGTGAGTTCGTTCGGCTTTGGTGGATCGAACTTTCATATTGCCATGACCGAGTACACACCCAAGGACGGCGTCGCGTCGCGACCTGCGAAGCGCTTGCGGGCTCTCGGCTCCGAGCTGGTGACACTCTCCGGAGGAAGCCCCGACGCTTTGGTCGCAGAAGCACGCTCGCGTGCCAGCGAGAGTTCGAAGTCCGGGTATCTACAATGGCTGGCGCGCACTAGCCAACTTCAGTTCGACCCGGCGGCGCCGGTGCGTCTGGCCGTGGTCGCCAACGACGAAGCCGACCTGGCTGTCAAGCTCGAGCAGGCCGCGACGAGCATCGACAGCGCACCTGCCCAATCGTTTTCGACCCCGACCGGGATTTACTACGGCACCGGTCAGGGCAGTAGCGTTGGAGATCTCGCGTATCTCTTTTCCGGGCAGGGCAGTCAGTACCTGCACATGGGCGCGTCGGTCGCGATGCACTTCGCCAGCGCGATCGAGCCCTGGGATCGCGCGGCGGACTTCAAATGGGACGGGACGACGCGCCTTCATCACGTGGTGTTCCCCCGTACTGCGTTCGAAGACGAGGAAAAGGCCAGTCAGGCCAGCACCCTGTCCGCGACCGAGTGGGCGCAACCCGCGATCGGTTGCACCAGTCTTTCGCTCTTGCGTCTGCTAGACGGTTTGGGTCTGCAAGCGGATTGTTTCGCGGGGCATAGCTTCGGCGAGGTCACGGCGCTGCACGCCGCGGGCGTTCTCAGCGAGAAGGATTTCCTCGCGGTCGCCCGTCGGCGTGGCGAGTTGATGGCCCAGGCTGCGGTGACCCCGGGCGCGATGACCGCGGTGTCCAAGCCGATCGAAGAGATCCGCGACCTGCTCGCGGGCTGGGACAGCCGAGTCGTGATTGCGAATCACAATGCTCCCCAACAAGTCGTGCTCTCGGGAGAGACCGACGAGATCGAGGCCGTCGAGGCGAAGCTCGCCGAGCAGAACATCACGGCGCGCAGGCTTCCCGTCGCAACGGCATTTCATTCACCGGTGGTGGAGAAGGCGAGCGGAGCGTTTGGCGAATACCTGGCGGAGGTCGAGTTCTCCGCCCCGGCGAAACCCGTCTACTCGAATACGACCGGGGCGGTCCACGATCCGAACCCGAACACGCTGCGCGCGAAGCTCGCGGAACAACTCGCTTGCCCGGTGAAGTTCGTCGACATGATCGAATCCATGTACGCAGCGGGTGTGCGGAGTTTCGTCGAGGTTGGACCGGGGTCGGTGTTGACCGGCCTGGTGGGACGAATTCTCGAGGATCGGCCCCATGCCGCGGTGAACCTCGATCGCAAGGGCAGGGACGGAGTGCGCAGCTTCTTCGAGGCGATCGCGCGATTGTCGGTCGAGGGACACGCGCTCGACTACGCATCACTGTGGTCGGACTTCGTCGAGACCGAGAACCCGCACGATCGCGCGGAGCCGAAGCTCAAGATTCCGATCAACGGCAGCAACTACGGCAAGCCATATCCGCCCCAGGGAGGCACAGCCGCGCTACCTGGGCCGAACCCGCCCCGCAAAGAAAAGGAGATCGAGACCGTGTACGTCGAAGTACCTCGCAGCGAATCCGACCGCGCTACCGCACAGACTGCGGCGCCAGCTGTTGTTGATCCGACAATTGTTGATCCGACAGTTGTTGCTCCAACAATTGCTGGACAGATCACACAAAGCACTGCCCCGGCTCCCGCCGCGGCGTCACCCGGTTGGGCGCAGGCTTATCAGGAAGCTCAACGTCACACCGCAGAAGCTCATGCGGCGTACATGCAGGCGATGGCCCAGACCCATACCGCCTATCTGGATACGATCGAACGCAGCTTCCAATCGTTTTCGGTGCAGGCCGGATTGCAACCCGCGGCAACCGCGGCACCGGTTGTGCAGCCAATTCAGGCACCGATTGCTGCGCCGCTCTCTTCACCGATTGCGGCGGCACCCGTGGTGCAACCGGCAATCGCTGTTGCTCAACCCATGCCGACCGCTCCTGCGTTCGTGACGCCGCCGGTCGTCCAGTCCGTCCCCCCGGCCGTTGCTCCGGTGGCGGCACCGGAGGTCGAGCCGCCCGCGGTTCAGCCAGAAGCCAATCGTGGCGGAGTCGATCTGCACGCGTTGTTGCTCGAAGTGGTGTCGGACAAGACCGGTTATCCGCCGGAGATGTTGAACATGGAAATGGAACTCGAGGCTGACCTCGGGATCGATTCGATCAAGCGAGTAGAGATTCTCTCCGCGATGAACGATCTGGCGCCGGGTCTGCCGGAAGTCGATACCGCGGTAATGGCCAAGCTCGCGACCCTGGGCCAGGTGGTCGAATACCTGAACGGGCAGTTGGGACGCGAAACTAGCACGAGCCCGAACCGCGCTTCCGCGGCCGACGAAGCGGCCAGTGATGCCGACGACCCTCCAGTGGGCGCAGGCCTCGGTCGCTATGTGCTCGCAGCCGTCGAGCAGCCGGCGATTGGGATGGCACAAAATGGTCTCTTCGGGGAAGGGCAAATCATTGTCACCGACGAGGGGACAGGGCTTGCGCAACAGGTAGCCGAAGCCCTGGAAACCCGGGGCGTGTCCGCTGTCGCGGTGACGCAAATTCCGGCGGGCGATCTTCGCGGTGTGGTCTTTCTTGGCGGCTTGCGCGAAGTCTCGGACGATCTCGCTGCGACGCGCGTCAATCGCGAAGCCTTCGAAGTCGCCCGTGCGGTAGCAGAGCGATTCGAAGCGAAGGCATCCGGCGAGGGCGTGTTCGTCACGCTGCAGGATACGGGTGGAAACTTTGGAACAGGGGACTTCGCACCAGCGCGGGCCTGGCTCGCCGGATGTGCAGGGTTGGCACGTACCGTCGCCCAGGAGTGGCCGGGAGTTTCGGTCAAGGCGATCGACCTCGAACGCGCGGGACGCAGTGGTGAACAACTCGCCAGCGCGATCGCGGACGAACTCGTTTTGGGTGGCCCCGATCTCGATGTGGGACTCAGTGCGTCGGGCAGACGCGTTGTGCTGCGAAGCCAGCCCGTCGAAGTCGTTCGCGGGACCCCTGTACTGGGCGATGGAGATGTTGTGGTGGCCTCGGGTGGCGCGCGTGGCGTCACCGCAACCACGTTGATCGGATTGGCGAGCGAAGCGGCACTCCGCTTCGTGCTGCTCGGACGCACGGAACTCGCAGAAGATCCGCCGTGTTGCCACGGCGTCGAGGGAGACGCGGCGCTCAAACGCGCGCTGCTCGCACATGCGGTTTCGCTCGGAGAAAAACTGACACCGGTCGCACTCGGCAAGCAGGTCGGCTCAATACTTGCGAGTCGCGAGGTGCGGGACACGGTTTCGCAGATCGAGAAAGCGGGCTCGCAGGCGCGATACATGGCGGTAGATGTAACGAGTCTCGAATCGGTCTCAGCGGCACTGACCGAGGTCCGCGCCGACTGGGGAGACATTGCCGCAATCGTGCACGGCGCCGGAGTGATCGCAGACAAGCGGATCACCGAGAAGACCGGTGATCAATTCGATCGCGTCTTCGATACGAAGGTCGAAGGGCTGCGCACGCTGCTGGCCGCCACGGCCGACGATCCAATCGCGTTGTTGTGCTTCTTCTCTTCGGTAGCGGCGCGCTGTGGAAACGTGGGCCAGGTCGACTACGCGATGGCGAACGAAGTGCTGAACAAGGTCGCGGTTGCGGAATTCAGGCGTCGCAACGGTGCTTGTCTGGTGAAGTCTCTCGGTTGGGGCCCATGGGAAGGCGGAATGGTGAGCCCGCAGTTGAAGGCGCACTTTGAATCGATGGGTGTGCCGCTGATCCCGCTCGGCGTCGGTGCCAAGATGTTGGTCGACGAGGTGGCGGGCAGCGCTCCCGAGCAGATCGAGTTGGTACTAGGGGGCGAACCCAAGGCCGAAGCACTCGCCGCATTGTCGGATCCCGAATTGCAAGGGCGGTCGTTTTCCCTGAGCGTAGTCGTCGGGGACGAGACCCATCCCTATCTCGCGGATCATGCGATCAAGGGCACGCCGGTCGTTCCGATCGCGATGGTGATCGAATGGTTCTCGCGCTGCGCGAAGGCATTTGGTCCCGAGTTGGTGCTCGAGCGTTTGTCGGAGCTCAAGGTGTTGCGCGGAATATCGTTGCGAGAGTTCGCTGGAGGTTGCGAGCATTTGGTCGTGCACGCCCGACAATTGACCAATGGGAGTGGAGCCACGGTGGCCCTGGAATTGGCAGATCGCAAGGGCGGCATCTACTACCGGTGCACCGCGGAACTGGCTACCGAGCGCGGTACCTCGCAGTCCCATGTGGTCGACGAACAGGAACTCGCGCTCGGGAGTTGGGGCGAGGCCGAAATCTACGACGGCGAGCTTTTGTTCCACGGACCCGCGTTCCAGGTGATTCAAAACATCTCTGGCATCTCGGAGCGCGGCATGGTCGCGGAGCTTTCCGGGGTAGAGCAATCGAGTTGGGCGGACGAGCGTTCCAACTCGGGCAAGACGGTGTGGATCACGGACCCGCTCGCGTTCGACGGTGGGCTGCAGCTCGCGTTGCTCTGGTGCAAGCATGTGCTCGGAGGTGCATCGCTCCCGACGGGAATCAACGAGATTCGAACCTGGGCAGACGCACCGACAAGCGAACCGATCCGCTGCACGCTCACGGGCCGGAGTGCTGTCGGGAGCAAGAGCGTTTCGGATCTGGTGTTTCACGATGCCAGTGGCAACCTGCTCGCGGAGTTCATTGGCGTGGAAACGCATCTACTGCCCAGCCAGGAACAGGCGTAG
- a CDS encoding PfaD family polyunsaturated fatty acid/polyketide biosynthesis protein, whose protein sequence is MEAIGVWTGGGNGATPAFKQAELLALAAQVRSAAYVVQDPTTGALGIAQGGQFSPAGTQLPAGTPSWPVLGMLPSIYPEWLGDRSFCEIHGVRFPYVSGAMANGIATTRLVIAMSRAGFLGFFGAAGLGPATVEQALDELEQALGTTDNGGLSWGANLIHSPNEPAIEERIADLYIRRGVRRVSAAAYMGLTPHVVRYAYTGLGTDSAGRITRRNYVFAKISRPEVARHFLETAPAEMVDALVAAGKLTAEEGQLARQLPVAEDFTVESDSGGHTDNRPLSALLPTILGLRNEIASARGYRRPIRVGAAGGIGTPGAVAAAFALGASYVLTGSVNQACVESGLDADGKQMLAQAGLADIMMAPAADMFELGVEVQVLKRGTFFGVRARKLLELYRGFESLDALPADETAKLEKDILRTSLADAWRDTRKFWQERDPREIDKAEADPKHKMALVFRSYLGQSSRWAIAGIRDRRPDYQIWCGPAMGAFNAWSAGSFLAEPENRNVVQVARNLLEGAAVLTRAQQLRSFGVPVPPAAFDFRPRPLS, encoded by the coding sequence ATGGAAGCGATCGGGGTCTGGACGGGTGGGGGCAATGGAGCGACCCCGGCGTTCAAACAGGCAGAGTTACTGGCGCTTGCAGCCCAAGTTCGCAGCGCGGCATACGTCGTGCAGGATCCAACGACCGGCGCCCTGGGGATCGCCCAGGGCGGACAGTTCTCCCCCGCTGGCACTCAACTGCCGGCTGGGACGCCCAGCTGGCCAGTGCTGGGGATGCTTCCTTCTATATACCCCGAATGGTTGGGCGATCGATCTTTCTGCGAGATCCACGGGGTTCGCTTTCCCTATGTCTCGGGGGCGATGGCCAATGGCATCGCGACTACGCGCCTGGTCATCGCGATGTCCCGGGCAGGGTTTCTCGGTTTCTTTGGCGCGGCCGGCCTCGGGCCCGCAACGGTCGAGCAGGCCCTCGACGAACTCGAACAAGCGCTTGGCACGACGGACAACGGTGGACTCAGCTGGGGGGCAAACCTCATCCATTCCCCCAACGAACCCGCGATCGAAGAGCGGATCGCAGACCTCTACATCCGTCGCGGTGTGCGCCGGGTTTCCGCCGCTGCCTACATGGGACTGACTCCGCACGTCGTTCGCTACGCATACACGGGGCTGGGCACAGATTCCGCCGGTCGCATCACGCGTCGCAACTATGTGTTTGCCAAGATTTCTCGACCCGAGGTCGCGCGCCACTTCCTCGAGACCGCGCCTGCAGAGATGGTCGATGCGCTCGTTGCAGCTGGCAAGCTCACGGCTGAGGAAGGCCAGCTTGCGCGCCAGCTTCCGGTTGCGGAGGACTTCACTGTGGAGTCTGACTCGGGAGGTCACACCGACAACCGACCGCTGAGTGCACTGCTTCCGACGATTCTCGGTCTGCGCAACGAAATCGCCAGCGCGCGGGGTTATCGGCGTCCAATTCGGGTGGGTGCTGCCGGCGGGATCGGGACGCCGGGTGCCGTCGCGGCGGCGTTTGCCCTGGGTGCATCGTACGTCTTGACCGGCTCGGTCAACCAGGCCTGCGTCGAGAGTGGACTCGATGCGGACGGCAAGCAGATGCTCGCCCAGGCGGGCCTCGCCGACATCATGATGGCCCCGGCTGCGGACATGTTCGAGTTGGGCGTTGAAGTTCAGGTGCTCAAGCGGGGCACGTTCTTCGGCGTGCGCGCCAGGAAGCTCTTGGAGTTGTATCGCGGTTTCGAATCCCTCGATGCGCTACCGGCGGATGAGACGGCGAAGCTCGAAAAGGACATTCTGCGCACTTCTCTCGCGGACGCGTGGCGCGATACCCGGAAATTTTGGCAAGAGCGAGATCCCCGCGAAATCGACAAAGCGGAAGCCGACCCAAAACACAAAATGGCCCTCGTGTTTCGCTCTTATCTCGGCCAGTCGAGCCGCTGGGCCATCGCAGGAATTCGCGATCGCCGCCCGGACTATCAGATCTGGTGCGGCCCGGCGATGGGCGCGTTCAATGCGTGGAGCGCCGGGAGCTTTCTCGCCGAGCCGGAGAACCGCAACGTCGTTCAGGTTGCGCGCAACCTGCTCGAAGGCGCGGCAGTACTGACGCGTGCTCAACAGCTGCGCAGCTTTGGCGTTCCCGTCCCACCGGCGGCGTTTGACTTCAGGCCTCGTCCGCTCAGTTGA
- the fabR gene encoding HTH-type transcriptional repressor FabR, translating into MPSRAEQKQATRRSIIEASLALSADRGFSSLSLRGVAKEAGIAPTSFYRHFANMDELGLALVDEVGMSLRQLVREARRKVDHSGKGSVIRASIQTFLSFVEKNENLFRMLLGEGSGSPPHFRRAIAKEIERFTQDLAEDLIREADATGRPIAYVHHAAEAMVTVAFNLGASSIDLPRDQRLAVIERIIIEVRIIMRGAQAEAGSLNRN; encoded by the coding sequence ATGCCCAGCCGCGCCGAACAGAAACAAGCCACCCGTCGCTCAATCATCGAAGCCTCGCTCGCGCTGAGCGCCGACCGCGGCTTTTCGAGCTTGAGCTTGCGCGGCGTCGCGAAAGAAGCGGGGATCGCGCCGACTTCCTTCTACCGACACTTCGCGAACATGGACGAACTCGGACTCGCCCTGGTTGACGAGGTGGGGATGTCGCTGCGTCAACTCGTCCGCGAGGCGCGCCGCAAAGTCGACCACAGTGGCAAGGGCAGCGTGATCCGGGCCTCGATTCAGACCTTTCTGAGCTTTGTCGAGAAGAACGAGAATCTGTTTCGGATGTTGCTCGGCGAAGGCTCGGGGTCTCCGCCGCACTTTCGTCGGGCGATCGCGAAAGAGATCGAACGCTTCACCCAGGACCTGGCGGAAGATTTGATTCGTGAAGCCGACGCGACCGGGCGGCCGATCGCCTACGTCCATCATGCGGCAGAAGCGATGGTCACCGTTGCGTTCAACCTCGGGGCCAGCTCGATCGATCTTCCCCGCGATCAACGGCTCGCTGTGATTGAACGGATCATTATCGAAGTGCGAATCATCATGCGGGGCGCCCAGGCAGAGGCAGGATCCCTCAATCGGAACTAG
- a CDS encoding class I SAM-dependent methyltransferase — protein MKKLWNGLSKNSRLGFISHLQSGTEWNEEEFAIVGERFVERMMDRYDDYGVFPPGQSSILEIGCGVGRYCRPLASRFKNVLGFDISAEMIAQATARCAALDNVRFQLNDGTSLADQPDASVEYCLCAGVFQHITHIEVIERYLREALRVLVPGGLFLFQFEANRSEAIGREQFGAKITADKLDAALRDQGYLIRECSQDPHDPVQNLVIVLEKTDGTDASTSQRSFRDVPMTERGWISGIYDGIKTRTSMHRRLSADPAPMTFYDA, from the coding sequence ATGAAGAAGCTCTGGAATGGTCTGAGCAAGAACAGTCGTCTCGGCTTCATCTCCCATCTCCAATCCGGTACCGAGTGGAACGAAGAAGAATTTGCCATCGTGGGCGAGCGGTTCGTCGAGCGGATGATGGATCGATACGACGACTACGGTGTGTTCCCGCCAGGGCAATCGAGCATTCTCGAGATTGGCTGCGGGGTAGGGCGCTACTGCCGTCCCCTCGCGAGTCGATTCAAAAACGTATTGGGATTTGACATTTCAGCCGAGATGATCGCGCAAGCCACTGCCCGCTGCGCCGCTCTCGACAACGTTCGCTTCCAACTCAATGACGGCACGTCCTTGGCAGATCAGCCGGATGCGTCTGTCGAGTACTGCCTGTGCGCTGGGGTGTTCCAACATATCACCCACATCGAAGTGATCGAGCGCTATCTGCGCGAGGCCTTGCGTGTGCTGGTGCCAGGCGGTCTCTTCCTGTTTCAATTCGAAGCCAATCGCAGCGAAGCGATCGGCCGCGAACAATTCGGCGCAAAAATTACCGCCGACAAACTCGACGCCGCCCTGCGAGATCAGGGCTATCTCATTCGCGAGTGCTCACAGGACCCCCACGATCCGGTGCAAAATCTCGTGATCGTCCTGGAGAAAACCGACGGGACCGACGCATCGACATCTCAGCGCTCGTTTCGAGACGTGCCAATGACCGAACGCGGCTGGATCAGCGGCATCTATGACGGCATCAAGACGCGAACCTCAATGCACCGACGCCTTTCCGCCGATCCCGCTCCCATGACCTTCTACGACGCCTAG
- a CDS encoding DEAD/DEAH box helicase, whose amino-acid sequence MAAPVTETPTGFDLFGFHPSIARGVNAAGFTNPRPVQAETIPAALEGRDVLGLAQTGTGKTAAFALPLLDRFARGRKRGPRALVLAPTRELATQIDAEIRLLARFTKIKVATIYGGVPISKQIRALRHNPEIVVGCPGRILDLMGRGVLRLNGIETLVLDEADHMFDMGFLPDLKRILKELPSDRQNLLFSATMPSEIRTFADSLLRNPHVAELNRTGPAETIEHVLVAVGETRKRDLLEYILEQEGCTSAIVFTRTKHRAKRLAEQLGRAKYNAVALQGNMSQSQRDRAMEGFRKRRFDILVATDIAARGIDVKGVSHVINYDVPNTPEAYTHRIGRTGRAELEGQAVTFVTRDDVSWLRDTERKLGEKIPRRTVTGFEGEVLDMGRRGKSARPTGRRGGNGGGYSGQKRSGDQAPSRRRRQARPAGSSTRGSRGSRGSRG is encoded by the coding sequence ATGGCTGCACCTGTAACTGAAACACCGACTGGTTTTGACCTGTTCGGCTTCCATCCCTCTATCGCTCGCGGCGTAAACGCTGCTGGCTTCACCAATCCTCGGCCCGTTCAGGCCGAAACGATTCCCGCGGCCCTCGAAGGTCGCGACGTGCTCGGCCTGGCCCAGACCGGAACCGGCAAGACGGCGGCATTTGCGCTTCCGTTGCTGGACCGCTTCGCCCGCGGGCGCAAGCGCGGACCGCGGGCACTGGTGCTCGCACCCACGCGGGAACTCGCAACGCAGATTGATGCCGAGATCCGGCTGCTTGCGCGTTTCACCAAAATCAAAGTCGCCACCATCTACGGCGGCGTTCCGATTAGCAAGCAGATTCGGGCCCTGCGCCACAATCCGGAAATTGTCGTTGGTTGTCCCGGACGTATTCTCGACCTGATGGGTCGCGGAGTGCTTCGCCTGAATGGGATCGAGACCCTCGTGCTCGACGAAGCGGACCACATGTTTGACATGGGGTTCTTGCCCGATCTGAAACGAATTCTCAAAGAGCTGCCGTCGGATCGACAGAACCTGCTCTTTTCGGCAACCATGCCCAGCGAGATTCGAACGTTTGCCGACTCACTGCTGCGAAATCCGCATGTCGCCGAGCTGAATCGAACTGGACCGGCCGAGACCATTGAACACGTTCTGGTGGCGGTAGGCGAAACGCGTAAGCGCGATCTTCTCGAATACATTCTCGAGCAGGAAGGTTGCACGTCGGCCATCGTCTTCACGCGCACCAAGCATCGGGCCAAGCGCCTGGCAGAACAATTGGGCAGGGCCAAGTACAATGCCGTGGCCTTGCAGGGCAACATGTCCCAATCCCAGCGCGACCGGGCCATGGAAGGCTTTCGCAAGCGTCGTTTCGACATTCTGGTCGCGACGGACATTGCGGCGCGCGGAATCGACGTCAAGGGTGTGTCCCACGTCATCAACTACGATGTGCCCAATACGCCCGAGGCCTACACCCACCGCATTGGCCGCACCGGTCGTGCCGAACTCGAGGGTCAGGCCGTGACTTTTGTAACCCGGGACGACGTTTCCTGGCTTCGCGACACCGAGCGCAAACTCGGAGAAAAGATTCCGCGCCGCACGGTGACGGGCTTTGAAGGCGAAGTCCTCGATATGGGTAGACGCGGAAAATCCGCACGCCCAACGGGTCGGCGCGGTGGTAACGGTGGTGGCTACAGCGGGCAAAAGCGATCCGGAGATCAAGCGCCCTCGAGACGCCGCAGGCAAGCCCGACCGGCGGGTTCGTCTACGCGTGGGTCGCGTGGGTCGCGGGGGTCGCGGGGTTAG